One Helianthus annuus cultivar XRQ/B chromosome 7, HanXRQr2.0-SUNRISE, whole genome shotgun sequence genomic region harbors:
- the LOC110932663 gene encoding lysine-rich arabinogalactan protein 19-like gives MVDPVDPAFADDADFDMEFVDPEPAMALEPVVASDPVFEHDPVHAGVPIIDPVIADPPIDDHPVDAPLLEGDHIDPRDEHAQHGWIPPIPPHTTDVHHIDTSFSFPQFTPPARPGEGSSAHPFGHVPTPIPVVPQFSPAIPPVPPFSVPPFDPAS, from the exons ATGGTTGACCCAGTAGACCCTGCATTCGCTGACGATGCAGATTTTGATATGGAGTTCgttgatcccgagcctgccatggcccttGAGCCGGTAGTCGCTTCTGACCCagtgtttgagcatgaccctgttcatgctggcGTACCCATTATCGATCCAGTGATTGCTGACCCACCCATTGATGACCATCCTGTTGAtgctccgttgttggagggcgatcat ATTGACCCACGAGATGAGCACGCCCAGCATGGGTGgattccacctattcccccacaTACCACCGATGTACACCACATTGATACCTCTTTTTCGttccctcagtttacacctccagctcgacctggagagggttcttcggctcaTCCTTTTGGACACGTACCGACACCTATCCCAGTTGTACCACAGTTTTCACCTGCTATTCCCCCTGTTCCACCATTCTCTGTGCCACCTTTCGATCCAGCCA